The Sander vitreus isolate 19-12246 chromosome 5, sanVit1, whole genome shotgun sequence genome includes a region encoding these proteins:
- the hnf1a gene encoding hepatocyte nuclear factor 1-alpha: MEERAEERPGAAMARPSSLTALQEQLIWALLGSGLSRDILVQAMGELERDRASAGAERGERGDGESSEEGEMDFPPPIFRELEKLHPEEVAKLRAEVDQLLQEDPWHVAKMVKSYMQQHNLPQREVVESTGLNQSHLSQHLNKGTPMKNQKRASLYTWYVKKRGEISQQFTNAKHGLGSAEEQGEESKKGRRNRFKWGPASLQILFHAYERQKNPSKEEREGLVEDCNRAECHQRGVSPSQLAGLGSNLVTEVRVYNWFANRRKEEAFRHKLALDTPFTNQSVSSSHPNLPLSPEHGVKYSQQILCESVCSARGSAGERVGRLVVSPIQLEPSHTLLETHNHKLVSSGGPLPPVSTLTSLHSLSASPASSQGLIMASLPSVMSLGESSLLIGLASTQSQTVPVINNVGGGFTTLQPISFQQQLHGSPQQPLSHHLQSHMGASPFMATMAQLPCHMYNKFDSPQYHSSSLLSQAMVIADSGSLGTLTSLTAVRQNLTADPEEHTDRSLQEDSLHLQPHTPVPASSESLELYPVSQSTESHQSHLLSPSPTDISSYIPTQMVSTAQ, translated from the exons ATGGAAGAGAGGGCAGAGGAGAGGCCCGGGGCAGCCATGGCCAGGCCGAGCAGTTTGACTGCCCTTCAGGAGCAGCTGATCTGGGCCCTGCTGGGATCTGGACTGTCCCGGGACATCCTGGTCCAAGCCATGGGGGAACTGGAGCGAGACAGGGCGAGTGCTGGCGccgagaggggagagaggggggacggAGAGAGCTCCGAGGAGGGAGAAATGGATTTCCCACCGCCTATATTCCGAGAGCTGGAGAAGCTTCACCCAGAGGAGGTGGCCAAACTGAGGGCCGAAGTTGACCAGCTACTGCA GGAGGACCCCTGGCACGTTGCTAAAATGGTGAAAAGCTACATGCAGCAGCACAACCTCCCTCAGAGAGAGGTGGTGGAGTCCACCGGACTCAACCAGTCCCATCTCTCCCAGCACCTCAACAAAGGCACGCCCATGAAGAACCAGAAGAGAGCGTCTCTGTACACCTGGTACGTGAAGAAGCGAGGCGAGATCAGCCAGC AATTTACCAACGCCAAACATGGCCTTGGCTCTGCGGAGGAGCAAGGAGAGGAGTCTAAGAAAGGACGGAGGAACAGGTTCAAATGGGGTCCAGCATCCCTGCAGATCCTCTTCCACGCCTACGAACGACAGAAGAACCCTAgcaaggaggagagagaggggttaGTGGAGGATTGTAACAG GGCAGAGTGTCATCAGAGGGGGGTGTCTCCCTCCCAGCTTGCCGGCCTGGGCTCCAACCTGGTTACCGAGGTCCGCGTGTACAACTGGTTCGCCAACCGCCGCAAAGAGGAGGCCTTCCGTCACAAACTGGCTCTCGACACACCTTTTACCAACCAATCTGTCTCCTCTTCTCACCCCAACCTCCCACTGAGCCCTGAGCATG GAGTGAAATACAGCCAGCAGATCCTGTGCGAAAGCGTGTGCTCAGCCAGAGGAAGCGCAGGAGAGAGAGTGGGACGCCTGGTGGTCAGCCCCATTCAGCTGGAGCCCAGCCACACACTCCTCGAGACACATAACCACAAGCTG GTGTCCAGCGGTGGCCCACTGCCCCCAGTAAGCACTCTGACCTCGCTGCACAGTCTGTCTGCGTCCCCTGCCTCCTCCCAGGGCCTCATCATGGCCTCCCTGCCCAGCGTCATGAGCCTGGGGGAGTCCTCACTTCTCATCG GTTTAGCCTCCACGCAGTCTCAGACCGTGCCTGTTATCAACAATGTGGGGGGCGGTTTCACCACTCTCCAGCCAATCTCATTCCAGCAGCAGCTTCACGGCTCTCCCCAGCAGCCATTATCGCACCATCTCCAGAGTCACATGGGTGCCAGTCCCTTCATGGCAACCATGGCGCAGCTGCCATGTCACA TGTACAACAAGTTTGATTCGCCCCAGTACCATTCGTCCAGTCTGCTGTCTCAAGCCATGGTCATCGCTGACAGCGGCAGCCTGGGGACGCTGACCAGCCTCACTGCTGTCAGACAG AATCTAACAGCAGATCCTGAGGAACATACGGATCGATCTCTACAAGAAGACTCTCTCCACCTGCAGCCGCACACACCTGTGCCAG